Part of the Sphingobium sp. TKS genome is shown below.
AGCTCTTCCGGATTGCTGCCCGGCACCCCTTCGAAGCGCATCGCAAAGCCATAGGGATGCGCGTCCAGCGCGCCGCTCTGGGTCGAAATCGCGCCCTTGCCGTCCTTCAGGCCGCCGCTCCACACTGCCGATCCGCTGCGATTGATCTTCATGACCGTCCTCCTGTCTGCGGATGGGGAACCCCGCCGCCGCCCCTTGGTTTCATCACCATAGCGCGATTCTTTCGCAGGAGAGTGACAATGTCTGACTTAGTTGGGGCCGAATTGGCCGCGGAAAATCATCACGACCTGATCGCGTCTGACCGGGTCGAAGGCACCACCGTCTATAATCGCCAGGGCGAGAAACTGGGCCATATCTCCAATTTCATGGTCGACAAGCGAAGCGGACAGGTGCGCTATGCCGTGCTGTCCTTCGGCGGCTTTCTGGGCATGGGCAACGATCATTATCCGCTGCCCTGGTCGATGCTGAGCTACGATACCGACAAGGGCGGCTATGTCGTCGATCTGGCCAAGGAAACCCTGGACGACGCGCCCCGGCATCTGCCCGACGAACGGCCCGATTATGACGACGCCTATGGCCGCAGCGTCTTCCAATATTATGGGCTGATCTACCCCTGGTAACGGGTCTCAAACGCTGTAGATGGGCGCGCAAAGGAGGTATTGAGCGACCCTTCCGGCTACATGAACGCCAGATGAATCGGGCTGCCCAGATTCCGACACATTTTGTCGCTTGGCCATTGTCTACTGGATAAATAGAATTATCTCTCCCTCGACAATAGGACGAGGATCTGACCATGGAGCGATTCGGACATTCAGGTGACGCGCGCCAGCCGGTCGTGCTGACCATACCGGGTCTCAACAATAGCGGACCCGATCATTGGCAGACGCTGTGGGAAAAAACGCGCGGGGATTGCGAACGCGTCGATCTGGGAAGCTGGGCCAGCCCCAGCCGCAATAGCTGGGTCACGCGGCTGGACGCGGCGATCCGGGCAGCGGACGGACCGATCATCCTGGCCGCGCACAGCCTGGGTTGCCTCGCGGTGGCCTGGTGGGGCGCCTTGCAGAGCCAGGCCTATGGCTGGCCGGTGACCGGCGCGCTGCTGGTGGCGCCGCCCGACTGCGACCGGATGGAAACGCCCGAGACGATCGGCGGCTTCGGCCCCACACCCCGCGCGCAACTGCCCTTCCCGTCGATCGTCGTGGCGAGCCGCAACGACCCCTATATCTTCTTCGAACGCGCCCATAGCGTCGGCAAGAATTGGGGCAGCAGCTTCGTCGACGCGGGCTTTTGCGGCCATATCAACGCCGAAGCGGGCCTGGGCGAGTGGCGCTTCGGTCAAGCCTTGCTCGAAAAACTGATCGACAATGCGCATGAGCAGGCCTCTGCGATGCGGCAATTAAGGCCCGCCATACCACTGGCGCATCAGGAGCGGCGATTGGCGGCGCTGCGGGTCAACGGCTAGATTTTTCCGGGGCGCGACAAGAGAAACTTGAGCGCCCCTTATATTTGCTTTTTTGTCTATCAATCCAGTTGAGATAAAGAGCGGCTAAGAGGTGTTTATGAGTGAAAACCGATCGATTGAATTTGCCCGCAACGGCCGCAGCGATGGGCAGCGCCACGACATCGCCGTCAGCATCGAGAAGGTGCGCAGCGTGCTCGAAGCGCTTCGTTTCGGGTCGGTCACGTTGACCGTTCACGATGCGCGCGTGGTGCAGATCGACGTTACGGAAAAGACACGCCTGACCGCCTGAAAGAAGCGCGGGGGCACGCAGGGTTGTCGAATAAGGCCCGCATAAGGGCCGAATAACAAGTGGCAAGGGGTGGGCCACATTTTCCATTCCCAGACCAACGGCTTTGAGCGGATCACCGCAGAGGCCGCGATCAACATTCACCGGACATCCGGAAGGGGAATATACATGATTGCGCGTTTTCTGTGGCTCGCCGGGGTGGCGAGCGCATCCATCATTGCGTCCAGTGCATCTGCGCAGGACGCGCCTCAACCCGTTGCGGACAGCGCCGAGCAAGCCACTGCCCGCGGGGAAGTGATCATCGTCACCGCCCGCCGCCGGCAGGAAACCGCGCAGGAAGTGCCGCTGGCGATCTCCGTGATCCGCGGCGACAGCATCGAGGCGACCGGCAACTTCAACGTCGTGAAGCTTCAGCAACTGGCGCCGACGCTGCAGGTCTACACCACCAACCCGCGCAACACCTCGGTCAACATCCGTGGCCTTGGCGTGCCGTTCGGTCTGACCAGCGACGGCTTTGAGCAGGGCGTCGGCATCTATGTCGACGACGTCTACAATTCGCGCGTCGCCGCCGCGACCTTCGACTTCCTCGATGTCGCCCAGGTCGAAGTGCTGCGCGGTCCACAAGGTTCGCTCTACGGCAAGAACACCACGGCAGGCGCGATCAACATCACGACCAACCAGCCGACCTTCGATTTCGAGGGCCGCGCCGAGCTGACCGTCGGCAACCTCAACTACAAGCAGGCGAAGGCCGCCATTTCCGGCCCGCTGTCGGACACGATCGCCGCCCGCATCGCGATCGCCTCGACCAGCCGCCGTGGCACGCTGTACAATGTGACGAGCAAACGCTGGATCAACGAACAGGACAATCTGGGCATTCGCGGCCAGTTGCTGTTCAAGCCCACCGATGATTTCAGCATCACCCTGTCGGGCGACTATAGCAAGCAGGATCCGGAATGCTGCGGCACGGTGTTCGTGCGCGTCGGCACGACCCAACGCCCGATCACGCGCCAATATGACGCGCTCGTCGCAGCGATCAACGCTGCCAATCCCGGCCGCAACTATGCGACCCCCAGCCGCAATCCCTACGACCGGCTGACCGATCTCGACAGCAACCTGAATGCAGGCAACAAGATCGGCGGCGTGTCGGCGAAGATAAAGTGGGATGTCGGCCCCGGCACGCTGACCTCCGTCACTGCATGGCGTTTCTGGGACTGGAAGCCCGAAAACGACCGCGACTTCACCGGCCTGTCGGTCGTGTCGAAATCGCAGAACCCCTCGCAGCAGGACCAGTATAGCCAGGAGTTCCGCTATAATTACGAAAGCCAGAAGGTCGACTTCGTCCTCGGCCTGTTCGGCTTCAAGCAGCGGATCGACACCCAGGGCACCGAGCAACAGGGTGCCGACGCCAGCCGCTGGAGCCTGACCGGCACGCAGGCCACCACGCCCAGCATCCTTCAGGGTCTGACCGCCAGCAATACGCAATGGCTCAAGAGCACGAGCGCGGCACTGTTCGGCCAGTTGAGCTGGAAAGTGACCAACGCGCTGACTATCCAGCCGGGTGCTCGCCTCAATTATGACAAGAAGTCGGGCTTCTATCAGCGCGTCGTGACCAATGGCACAGGCCAGGTCATTTCCTGCACTCCAGCCCCGACCGCCGGCACGGTCCTCGCAGCGCAGTGCGGCGTCTATCAGCCGCAGGTCAGCTCGCCGTCCGACAGCGCCTGGAACTTCACCTACGACTTCAACGTCAATTACAAGATCGCGCAGGACATCCTTGCCTATGCGACCTACGCCAAGAGCTTCAAGACGCTGGGCATCAACCAGAACGGCTTGCCGCTCAATTCCGACAATACGGTGAACTACGCCGCCGGCACGGTGAAGCCGGAATCGGTCAACCATTATGAAATCGGCCTCAAGACGCAGTTCTGGGATCGCCGGGCGACCTTCAACCTCACCGCCTTCCGCACGGAGATCAAGAATTTCCAGGCGACGGTGAACGGCGGACAGTTCGGCACGGTGCGCGGCTACCTCGCCAATGCGGAAAAGGTCCGGTCGCAGGGTATCGAGGCAGACCTCAAGATCGTCGCCAGCGATCGCTTCACCGCCTATGCCAATGGCGCCTATACCGACGCCAAGTACAAGAAGTTCACCAACGCGCCCTGCCCGCCCGAACTGTCCGGCGGCACGTTCGTGACTGGCACCCAGACGCCGGACGCACCCGGCCAGGCCGGCAACACGCCCACTCATCCCGGAGCATCGCTCAGCCCGCGGGCATGCGACATCTCGGGCCAGGGTCTGCCCGGCGTGTCAAAATGGGCCTTCTCCTACGGTGCCGAATACAACATTCCGGTCACGCTGCTGGCGAAGGAAGGCCAGATCTATCTGGGCGTCGACGGCAATTATCGTTCGCACTGGAATTCGAACGCCTCGCCGTCAATCTACACGCAGGTGAAGGGCTATGCGCTGACCAACGTCCGGGCCGGTTTCCGTGGCGAAGGGTTCGACATCTTCGGTTGGGTCCGCAACGCCTTCGACGTGAACTATATCGAAAATCTCCAGGTTGCGCCCGGCAACACCGGCCTGATCGCCGGTCAGCCCGGCGACCCGCAGACCTGGGGCGGAACGATCAAATTCTCGTTCTGATAGCGCCCACGGCCTCATGATCGAGGCCGGCATCCAACGAGGTTCACCCCTGCGGGGAGCGACACAGCCCTGTCGCTCCCCGCATTTTTCGATGCCGCCATGATCGGATTGGACTTCTGCCCGATTTGCGCCAGCGATCAGGCTGGGGTAGAGGGCGTCCCATGTCCACGACCTTCACGCTCGATACGTCGACCAGCCGCGCCAATCCCACGCCCGCGCCGATGAAGCGCCTGACGGTGCCCGCCATCCAGCGCCGCAAGTTCGAGGGCAAGACGCAGCAGCCGCTGGTGATGCTGACCGCCTATACGGCGCGGATGGCGCAATTGCTCGACCCGCATTGCGACATGCTGCTGGTCGGGGATTCTCTGGGCCAGGTGGTGTACGGCCTGCCCTCCACCCTTCCTGTCACGCTCGACATGATGATCGCCCATGGGGCCGCCGTGGTGCGCGGCAGCTATCATAGCGTCGTGCTCGTCGACATGCCCTTCGGCAGCTATGAAGCCTCCCCGCAACAGGCCTTTGCCAGCGCCAGCCGCATCATGGCCGAAACCGGCTGCGCGGGCGTCAAGCTGGAGGGCGGCGTGGCGATGGCAGAAACCATCTCCTTCCTCAGCCAGCGCGGCATTCCGGTGATGGCGCATATCGGCCTCACCCCGCAGGCGGTGAACGCGCTGGGCGGCTATGGCGCGCGCGGCAAGAGCCAGGAGGAGCATGCCAAGATCATCTCCGACGCCCGCGCCGTCGCGCAGGCGGGCGCCTTCGCCATGGTGATCGAGGGCGTGATGGAGGACATCGCCATCGCCGTCACCGACAGCGTCGACGTGCCGGTGATCGGCATCGGCGCATCGGCCCATTGCGACGGGCAGGTGCTGGTGGCGGAGGACATGCTGGGCATGTTCGAGCGCGTGCCCCGCTTCGTGAAGCGTTATGAAAATATCGCGGAAACGATCGGCAACGCCGCCTCCCGTTATGCCGAAGATGTCCGAAACCGGCACTTTCCGACCGAAGATCAGGTCTATCGGCCCAAAAAGTGATTTGCGTGAGCGCAGTGCGCCGCTAATGATCGCGCCTTCCGCGTGCCTTATCTGACGAATTTCTGGAGACCCAAGTGGCCCTGACGCCGCAAAACAGCGAAGCCTTCATGCGTGAGGTCGATGAGGCCGTCCGGCAGGACCAGTTGCTGACCTTCTGGCAGCGCTTCGGCCGCTGGATCGTCGTGCTGGTGATCCTGGGGCTCGCCGCGTTCGGCGGATGGCTTTATTGGCAGCATTATACGAAGACACAATCGCAGGCCGTTTCGGAAGAGATGGACAAGGTGATCGCCACGGCGGTCGGCGGGGGCACGCCCGATGTGAAGCAGCTCGAAACGCTGACACAGGCGAGCCAGCCCGGCTTCCGCGCTTCTGCCCTGCTGGTGAAGGCCGGCACCGCCGCGCGCAAGGGCGACAGCAAGGCCGCGATCGCCGCCTATCAGGCGATGGCCAGCGACAGCTCGCTCGACCAGCCCTATCGCGACCTGGCGCTGATCCGCCAGACCACGCTGGAATATGAAAGCCTGGCTCCGCAGCAGGTGATCGATCGCCTGAAGCCCCTCGCCGTCGAGGGCGCGCCCTGGTTCGGCAGCGCCGGGGAACTGGTCGCCATCGCCTATATGAAGTTGCGCAAGCCCGACCTGGCCGGGCCACTGTTCGCCGCCATGGCGAAGGACAGGAACGTGCCGCAGTCGATCCGTTCACGCGCGCGACAGATGGCGGGCTTATTGGGTGTGGATGCAGTCGAAACGCCGATCGTGGCGGGACAGGAATGATTGGGCGCATGGGAAAGCACAGCATGACGAAATTTTCGGGCGCCAGCCGCGCCGTGACTGTGGCCGCGATGATCGCCCTGCTCGCGGGCTGCGGCGTGATCGGCGGCAAGAAGGGCGGCCCCAAGACCCCGGTAATCGGCAAGCGCACCTCGATCCTCAGCAATGAACAGGGTGTGGAGGTCGATCCGACCCTGGCCGACGTGCCGGTGGCCCTGCCCGAACCCTATGCCAATGACCAATGGTCGCAGCCGGGCGGCAGCCCCGCCAAGACCATGGGCAATCTCGCGCTGGGCGCTTCGCCCTCGCAGGCATGGACCGCCTCCATCTCGGGCAGCACGCCTCAGGCGCGCCTCGCCTCCGCCCCGGTGGTGGTCGGCGGCAAGCTCTATGTCATCGACGCCGATGCGCGGGTGATCGCGTTCGACGCCAACAGCGGCGCGAAGCTGTGGCAGACCGCCCTGCCCGCCGAAGGCAGCGGCCGCGCCCTGTTCGGCGGCGGCGTCAGCGTGATCGACGGCAAGCTCTATGCCAGCACCGGCGTGGGTGACGTCGCCGCCATAGACGCCAATACGGGCGCAGTCCTGTGGAAGAAGCGCCCTGGCGGCCCGCTGCGTGGCGCGCCGACGCTCGCCAACGGCCATGTCTATGTGATGGGCCAGGATAACCAGATCTTCGCGCTCAACCAGACGGACGGCGAAGTGCAGTGGACCGACAGCGGCACGCTGCAAGTCACGGGCATTTTCGGCGTGGCCGCTCCGGCCGCCGCGCAGGGCACGGTGATAGCAGGCTACAGCTCGGGCGAGCTGACCGCCTATCGCTATGAAAATGGCCGGACGCTGTGGGGCGACGCCCTGTCGCGCACCAGCATCTCGACGGCGGTGGCATCGCTCACCGATATCGACGCCGATCCGGTGATCGATCGTGGTCGCGTCTTCGCCATCGGTCAGGGCGGCCGCATGGCCAGCTATGAACTGGTGAGCGGCCAGCGCCTCTGGGAAATCAACATTGCGGGCATTTCCACCCCCTCGGTCGTGGGCGAATGGGTGTTTGCGGTGACCAGCGACGCCAAGCTGCTCTGCGTCGCCCGCGCGACCGGCAAGATCCGCTGGATCAGCCAGTTGCGCCGCTGGGAGAAGGAAAAGAAGAAGGACAAGGCGATCCGCTGGACCGGGCCGGTGCTGGCGGGCGGTCGCCTGATCCTGGTTTCGACCCATGGCGACCTCAACTATGTCGATCCGACGACGGGCAAGATCCAGGCGGAAATCGATCTCGACCGGTCGATGTCGCTCTCGCCGGTCGTGGCGAACAACACGCTTTATATCCTTGCCGACAACGGCAAGCTGACGGCGTTTCGTTAACGCCCTCAATGATGTTAAGTAACCGTGCTCCTGCGAAGGCAGGAGTCCAGTTCCGCTGTTTGGACTGGACTCCTGCCTTCGCAGGAGCACCAATATTTTGAAGGATACGGGCCTTTTATGCTGCCCACCGTTGCCATCGTAGGACGCCCCAATGTCGGCAAGTCCACCCTGTTCAACCGGCTCGTCGGCAAGAAGCTGGCGCTGGTCGACGACCAGCCCGGCGTGACCCGCGACCGGCGGGAGGGGCAGGCGAATCTTCTCGGCGTCGAATTCACCATCATCGACACCGCCGGTTATGAGGATGAGGATCCGCAGACCCTGCCCGGCCGCATGCGCATGCAAACGCAAGCGGCAGTGGAAAATGCCGACGTCGCACTGTTCGTCGTGGACGCCCGAGCCGGGATAACACCACTGGATGAGGAAATCGCCCGCTGGCTGCGCGAGGGCGACGCCCCGGTCGTGCTGATGGCCAACAAGGCCGAGGGCCGGGCGGGCGATGATGGCGTGATGGAAGCGTTCAGCCTGGGCCTGGGCGACCCCATCCCCTTCTCCGCCGAACATGGCCAGGGGCTGGCCGATCTGTTCCAGGCTCTCCTCCCCTATATCGACCGTGAGGAGGAGGAAGAGGAAGAAGGCGAGCTGAACGAGGCCGACCTCGAATCCGCGCCGTTGAAGCTGGCCATTGTCGGCCGCCCCAATGCGGGCAAGTCGACGCTCATCAACCGGCTTCTCGGTGAAAACCGCCTGCTGACCGGCCCGGAGGCCGGCATCACCCGCGACAGCATTGCCGTCGACTGGCAATGGACCAGCCCCGACGGCAATGAACGCCCCGTCCGCCTGATCGACACGGCTGGCATGCGCAAGCGCGCCAAGGTGCAGGACAAGCTGGAAAAGCTGGCCGTGTCCGATGGCCTCAACGCGGTCAATTTCGCGGAGGTCGTGGTGCTGTTGCTCGATTCCACCCGCGGGCTGGAGGCGCAGGATCTGCGCATCGCGGACAAGGTGGTGGAGGAAGGCCGCGCCTTGGTCGTGGCGCTCAACAAATGGGATACGGTGGAGCACGGCTCGGCGCTTTACCAGGGCATCAAGCAGGCGCTGTCCGACGGCCTCGCGCAGATACGCGGCGTGCCGATCATGACCGTGTCGGGGGCAACCGGCAAAGGGCTGGACGACCTCATCCGCGTCGCCTTCGAAACCCGCACCGCCTGGTCGCAGCGCGTGTCTACCGGCATCCTCAACCGCTGGTTCGAACGCGCGCTGGAGGCTAATCCGCCACCCGCGCCCGGCGGTAAGCGGATCAAGCTGCGCTACATCACCCAGAACAAGACCCGCCCGCCGACCTTCGTGCTGTTCGGCACGCGGCTGGACGAGCTGCCGGAAAGCTATCGCCGCTATCTGGTGAACGGCATCCGCAAGGAACTGGGCTTCGGCGCGGTGCCGGTACGCCTGACGCTACGCAGCGCCAAAAACCCCTATGCCAACAAGTGATGCGGCACATATCGACGCCAGGGGCATGAAATGTCCCTGGCCCGCGCTGCGTGTGGCGCGGGCGATGCGCTCGGGCGATGCGGTGACGATCGAGGCTGACGATCCCATCGCGCCGACGGAGCTGGAGGCGCTGGCCCGGCAGCAAGGCTGGACCTTCACGGCCAAAGGGCCGCACCTCTTCACGATTGGCCGGTCGCCCCAGCCCATGGCCATCACAGCTTAACCCCATATTTACGCCCCTCTTCTATACTCGCTGCGGCAGAACAGGGAGTGTCGCAGCGTGTCATATCAAGAGGCCGAACTGGTCAACTGGACCGATTTTGCCAAATCCCGATCGGAGCTGGGTACCGCCTTCCTGCGGATTCTCGGCTATTTCCGGGAAGATGGCGGCAAGGCGATCGGCGCGATTGAGGAAGCCTTTCGCGCGCGCAACGCCGCCGCGCTCGTCACCCCGGCCCATACGCTGAAGGGCGAGTCGGCGCAGTTCGGCGCCTATCGTCTGAGCGCCATGGCCGAAAAGATCGAGATGGTCGCCCGCCGCTGCGTCGAAAGCCGGGAAGGCCCGGACGAGCTGATCGAGGATGTGGTCGCGCTGCGCCCCTGCTTTACCGAGACGATGGCCCTGCTAGACCGCGACGCCAATCCGCTGGTCGCCCGTCGGCCCCAGGGCTTCGGCCGCCGCGTCGACGGTCCCGCGCAGGGATTCGGCCGCGCCGTCTGAACCGCGTCACATAAGTATTGAAATAAAACGGGTCATCCCCCCATATGCGGGCCATGACTCGTTTTTCCGTTCTGGACCTCGTCCCCGTCAATGAAGGCAGCAGCCCCGGCGAAGCGCTCCGCCGCGCCGCCGCCTTTGCCGCCCATGCCGAAAGCCTCGGCTTCCACCGCTATTGGGTGGCCGAACATCATGGCATGCCGGGGATCGCGTCGGCCGCAACCGCCGTGGTGCTGGCGCATATCGGACAGGCTACCCGCCACATCCGCATCGGCGCGGGCGGCATCATGCTGCCCAATCATGCGCCGCTGCTGATCGCGGAGCAATTCGGCACGCTCGCCGCCCTGTTTCCCGGCCGCGTCGATCTGGGATTGGGCCGGGCGCCCGGTTCGGACCAGCGCGTGGCACAGGCGATGCGGCGGACGCTGAGCGGCGGCCCGGATGAATTCCCCCGCGACGTGATGGAGTTGCAAGCCTATTTCGCGGGCGATGCGCGCCTGGGCTTCCAGGCGACGCCCGGCGCTGGCGAGGATGTGCCGCTCTGGATTCTCGGCTCCAGCCTCTATGGGGCGCAACTGGCCGCCGCGCTCGGCCTGCCCTATGCCTTCGCCTCCCATTTCGCGCCGGGCGCTCTGGACGAGGCGATCGCCATCTACCGCCGCGATTTCCGGCCATCGGCGCAACTCAAATATCCCTATGTGATGGCGGGCTATAATGTCTTCGCCGCCGACACCGTGGAGGAAGCGCAACTGATCGCGACCTCCATGCAGCAGGCCTTCGTCCGGCTGCGCACTGGCCAACCGGGCAAGCTGCAACCCCCTGTTCCCGGCTATTATGAAAGCCTGCCGCCCCAGGCGCAGGCCATGCTGGCCGACGTACTGAGCGCTTCGAGTATCGGCACCCAGGCCGATGTCGAGCGGGATCTGGCCACTTTCATCCGCCGCACCCAGGTCGATGAGATCATCATCGGCGGCCATATCCACGATCTGGAGGCCCGCAAGCGCAGCATCGAAATCGCCATCGCCGCAGGGCGAGCCGTGTCAGGCGGCCATGAGGCGGCCGCCGCTCAATAGCTTTGCCAGTCCCGGCGCGGCGCGGCTGAGCAGCGATCCCAGCAGCACCACGGCGACCAACACCAGCAGGGGCTGCACCAGAAGATAGGCGGGATAGAAAGGCGAGCCGAGCTTGCCGAACAGCGTCCCCAGCACCGGTCCGCCCAGCCAGATCAGGATGAGGTGCGAGCAGAAGAGGAAGAAGGCGAAGGGCTCGATCCGCAGCAGCATCCCGCGCGCCGCGCTGGCCGCCAAGGACCAGGCCAGCCGCCAGAAGAACAGCGCCGCCGCGATCCGCACCGCCATGTCCAGCACCGCCATGCCGATGCCCGGCGGCAAAGCGCCCACATGCAGGGAAACATGGAGCTGCGCTGTCATCAGCAGCGCGAAAGGGGGCGCCGCGACCGTCCAGGGCAGCGCCGCCACCCGATCGGCCAGCCCCTCGCGCCGGGCAATGATGCCCATGATGAAGAAGAACAGGATCGTCGCCCGCATCAGTACCGGCGGTCCCCAGCCCATGATCTGGCACAACGCCGCCATCGCCGCGACCGCGCCCAGCGCCCAGCCGGGCAGGCGCACGAACAGCGGCGCGGCGATCATGCACAGGAACAGGTCGCGCAGGAACGGCATCTGGACATTGATGTCGGGATTGCGGCTGACGA
Proteins encoded:
- a CDS encoding PRC-barrel domain-containing protein, with protein sequence MSDLVGAELAAENHHDLIASDRVEGTTVYNRQGEKLGHISNFMVDKRSGQVRYAVLSFGGFLGMGNDHYPLPWSMLSYDTDKGGYVVDLAKETLDDAPRHLPDERPDYDDAYGRSVFQYYGLIYPW
- a CDS encoding RBBP9/YdeN family alpha/beta hydrolase; translated protein: MERFGHSGDARQPVVLTIPGLNNSGPDHWQTLWEKTRGDCERVDLGSWASPSRNSWVTRLDAAIRAADGPIILAAHSLGCLAVAWWGALQSQAYGWPVTGALLVAPPDCDRMETPETIGGFGPTPRAQLPFPSIVVASRNDPYIFFERAHSVGKNWGSSFVDAGFCGHINAEAGLGEWRFGQALLEKLIDNAHEQASAMRQLRPAIPLAHQERRLAALRVNG
- a CDS encoding YezD family protein, yielding MSENRSIEFARNGRSDGQRHDIAVSIEKVRSVLEALRFGSVTLTVHDARVVQIDVTEKTRLTA
- a CDS encoding TonB-dependent receptor yields the protein MIARFLWLAGVASASIIASSASAQDAPQPVADSAEQATARGEVIIVTARRRQETAQEVPLAISVIRGDSIEATGNFNVVKLQQLAPTLQVYTTNPRNTSVNIRGLGVPFGLTSDGFEQGVGIYVDDVYNSRVAAATFDFLDVAQVEVLRGPQGSLYGKNTTAGAINITTNQPTFDFEGRAELTVGNLNYKQAKAAISGPLSDTIAARIAIASTSRRGTLYNVTSKRWINEQDNLGIRGQLLFKPTDDFSITLSGDYSKQDPECCGTVFVRVGTTQRPITRQYDALVAAINAANPGRNYATPSRNPYDRLTDLDSNLNAGNKIGGVSAKIKWDVGPGTLTSVTAWRFWDWKPENDRDFTGLSVVSKSQNPSQQDQYSQEFRYNYESQKVDFVLGLFGFKQRIDTQGTEQQGADASRWSLTGTQATTPSILQGLTASNTQWLKSTSAALFGQLSWKVTNALTIQPGARLNYDKKSGFYQRVVTNGTGQVISCTPAPTAGTVLAAQCGVYQPQVSSPSDSAWNFTYDFNVNYKIAQDILAYATYAKSFKTLGINQNGLPLNSDNTVNYAAGTVKPESVNHYEIGLKTQFWDRRATFNLTAFRTEIKNFQATVNGGQFGTVRGYLANAEKVRSQGIEADLKIVASDRFTAYANGAYTDAKYKKFTNAPCPPELSGGTFVTGTQTPDAPGQAGNTPTHPGASLSPRACDISGQGLPGVSKWAFSYGAEYNIPVTLLAKEGQIYLGVDGNYRSHWNSNASPSIYTQVKGYALTNVRAGFRGEGFDIFGWVRNAFDVNYIENLQVAPGNTGLIAGQPGDPQTWGGTIKFSF
- the panB gene encoding 3-methyl-2-oxobutanoate hydroxymethyltransferase → MSTTFTLDTSTSRANPTPAPMKRLTVPAIQRRKFEGKTQQPLVMLTAYTARMAQLLDPHCDMLLVGDSLGQVVYGLPSTLPVTLDMMIAHGAAVVRGSYHSVVLVDMPFGSYEASPQQAFASASRIMAETGCAGVKLEGGVAMAETISFLSQRGIPVMAHIGLTPQAVNALGGYGARGKSQEEHAKIISDARAVAQAGAFAMVIEGVMEDIAIAVTDSVDVPVIGIGASAHCDGQVLVAEDMLGMFERVPRFVKRYENIAETIGNAASRYAEDVRNRHFPTEDQVYRPKK
- a CDS encoding tetratricopeptide repeat protein, coding for MALTPQNSEAFMREVDEAVRQDQLLTFWQRFGRWIVVLVILGLAAFGGWLYWQHYTKTQSQAVSEEMDKVIATAVGGGTPDVKQLETLTQASQPGFRASALLVKAGTAARKGDSKAAIAAYQAMASDSSLDQPYRDLALIRQTTLEYESLAPQQVIDRLKPLAVEGAPWFGSAGELVAIAYMKLRKPDLAGPLFAAMAKDRNVPQSIRSRARQMAGLLGVDAVETPIVAGQE
- a CDS encoding outer membrane protein assembly factor BamB family protein, producing the protein MIGRMGKHSMTKFSGASRAVTVAAMIALLAGCGVIGGKKGGPKTPVIGKRTSILSNEQGVEVDPTLADVPVALPEPYANDQWSQPGGSPAKTMGNLALGASPSQAWTASISGSTPQARLASAPVVVGGKLYVIDADARVIAFDANSGAKLWQTALPAEGSGRALFGGGVSVIDGKLYASTGVGDVAAIDANTGAVLWKKRPGGPLRGAPTLANGHVYVMGQDNQIFALNQTDGEVQWTDSGTLQVTGIFGVAAPAAAQGTVIAGYSSGELTAYRYENGRTLWGDALSRTSISTAVASLTDIDADPVIDRGRVFAIGQGGRMASYELVSGQRLWEINIAGISTPSVVGEWVFAVTSDAKLLCVARATGKIRWISQLRRWEKEKKKDKAIRWTGPVLAGGRLILVSTHGDLNYVDPTTGKIQAEIDLDRSMSLSPVVANNTLYILADNGKLTAFR
- the der gene encoding ribosome biogenesis GTPase Der codes for the protein MLPTVAIVGRPNVGKSTLFNRLVGKKLALVDDQPGVTRDRREGQANLLGVEFTIIDTAGYEDEDPQTLPGRMRMQTQAAVENADVALFVVDARAGITPLDEEIARWLREGDAPVVLMANKAEGRAGDDGVMEAFSLGLGDPIPFSAEHGQGLADLFQALLPYIDREEEEEEEGELNEADLESAPLKLAIVGRPNAGKSTLINRLLGENRLLTGPEAGITRDSIAVDWQWTSPDGNERPVRLIDTAGMRKRAKVQDKLEKLAVSDGLNAVNFAEVVVLLLDSTRGLEAQDLRIADKVVEEGRALVVALNKWDTVEHGSALYQGIKQALSDGLAQIRGVPIMTVSGATGKGLDDLIRVAFETRTAWSQRVSTGILNRWFERALEANPPPAPGGKRIKLRYITQNKTRPPTFVLFGTRLDELPESYRRYLVNGIRKELGFGAVPVRLTLRSAKNPYANK
- a CDS encoding sulfurtransferase TusA family protein translates to MPTSDAAHIDARGMKCPWPALRVARAMRSGDAVTIEADDPIAPTELEALARQQGWTFTAKGPHLFTIGRSPQPMAITA
- a CDS encoding Hpt domain-containing protein yields the protein MSYQEAELVNWTDFAKSRSELGTAFLRILGYFREDGGKAIGAIEEAFRARNAAALVTPAHTLKGESAQFGAYRLSAMAEKIEMVARRCVESREGPDELIEDVVALRPCFTETMALLDRDANPLVARRPQGFGRRVDGPAQGFGRAV
- a CDS encoding LLM class flavin-dependent oxidoreductase, which translates into the protein MTRFSVLDLVPVNEGSSPGEALRRAAAFAAHAESLGFHRYWVAEHHGMPGIASAATAVVLAHIGQATRHIRIGAGGIMLPNHAPLLIAEQFGTLAALFPGRVDLGLGRAPGSDQRVAQAMRRTLSGGPDEFPRDVMELQAYFAGDARLGFQATPGAGEDVPLWILGSSLYGAQLAAALGLPYAFASHFAPGALDEAIAIYRRDFRPSAQLKYPYVMAGYNVFAADTVEEAQLIATSMQQAFVRLRTGQPGKLQPPVPGYYESLPPQAQAMLADVLSASSIGTQADVERDLATFIRRTQVDEIIIGGHIHDLEARKRSIEIAIAAGRAVSGGHEAAAAQ
- a CDS encoding acyltransferase family protein, which gives rise to MTAVLTTDAARRSDAISIARVICILGVVYVHAWTGLSGHDLESLRGTPQDSLRWGLMEIFGRSAVPLLGLISGWLVAGSARTQDWVRHVGRKVRTILLPMILWNALAILFVSGAAWVLGLSAPVPSSTDWMFQELFIVSRNPDINVQMPFLRDLFLCMIAAPLFVRLPGWALGAVAAMAALCQIMGWGPPVLMRATILFFFIMGIIARREGLADRVAALPWTVAAPPFALLMTAQLHVSLHVGALPPGIGMAVLDMAVRIAAALFFWRLAWSLAASAARGMLLRIEPFAFFLFCSHLILIWLGGPVLGTLFGKLGSPFYPAYLLVQPLLVLVAVVLLGSLLSRAAPGLAKLLSGGRLMAA